The proteins below come from a single Leopardus geoffroyi isolate Oge1 chromosome D3, O.geoffroyi_Oge1_pat1.0, whole genome shotgun sequence genomic window:
- the RFC5 gene encoding replication factor C subunit 5 has product METSAKKEQQQPAEAKIRNLPWVEKYRPQTLNDLISHQDILSTIQKFISEDRLPHLLLYGPPGTGKTSTILACAKQLYKDKEFGSMVLELNASDDRGIDIVRGPILSFASTRTIFKKGFKLVILDEADAMTQDAQNALRRVIEKFTENTRFCLICNYLSKIIPALQSRCTRFRFGPLTPELMVPRLEHVVEEEKVDISEDGMKALVTLSSGDMRRALNILQSTNMAFGKVTEETVYTCTGHPLKSDIANILDWMLNQDFTTAYRNITELKTLKGLALQDILTEIHLFVHRVDFPSSVRVHLLTKMADIEYRLSVGTNEKIQLSSLIAAFQVTRDLIVTEA; this is encoded by the exons ATGGAGACCTCAGCGAAGAAGGAGCAGCAGCAGCCCGCGGAGGCCAAGATCAGAAACCTGCCCTG GGTTGAAAAATACCGGCCACAGACACTGAATGATCTGATTTCTCATCAGGACATTTTGAGTACCA TTCAGAAATTTATTAGCGAAGACCGACTGCCGCACCTGCTTCTCTATGGTCCTCCAGGGACAGGAAAGACCTCTACCATCCTAGCCTGTGCTAAACAGCTATACAAAGATAAGGAATTTGGCTCCATGGTCTTGGAG CTGAATGCTTCAGACGACCGAGGAATAGATATCGTTCGGGGACCAATCCTGAGCTTTGCCAGCACAAGGACAATATTTAA GAAAGGCTTCAAACTAGTGATCTTGGATGAAGCTGACGCCATGACTCAAGACGCCCAGAACGCCTTGAGGAGAG TGATTGAGAAATTTACCGAAAATACCCGCTTTTGCCTCATCTGTAACTATCTGTCAAAGATCATCCCCGCCTTGCAGTCCCGCTGTACGAGGTTCCGATTCGGTCCTCTGACTCCTGAACTCATGGTTCCCCGCCTGGAACATGTTGTAGAAGAAGAGAA GGTGGACATAAGTGAGGACGGGATGAAAGCACTTGTGACTCTTTCCAGCGGAGATATGCGAAGGGCTCTGAACATTCTGCAG AGCACCAATATGGCCTTTGGGAAGGTGACAGAGGAGACCGTCTACACCTGCACTGGGCACCCACTCAAGTCAGACATCGCCAACATTCTGGACTGGATGTTGAATCAAGACTTCACGACAGCCTACAGAA ATATTACAGAGTTGAAAACGCTGAAGGGGTTGGCGTTACAGGACATCCTGACAGAGATACACTTGTTTGTGCACAGAG ttgACTTTCCATCTTCAGTTCGAGTACATTTATTGACCAAAATGGCAGACATTGA gTACAGACTTTCTGTTGGCACCAACGAGAAGATTCAGCTGAGTTCCCTCATAGCCGCTTTCCAGGTCACCAGGGACCTGATCGTCACAGAGGCCTAA
- the WSB2 gene encoding WD repeat and SOCS box-containing protein 2 isoform X2 translates to MEAGEEPLLLAELKPGRPHQFDWKSSCETWSVAFSPDGSWFAWSQGHCIVKLIPWPLEEHFIPKGFEAKSRSSKNDTKGRGSPKEKTLDCGQIVWGLAFSPWPSPPSRKLWARHHPQVPDISCLILATGLNDGQIKIWEVQTGLLLLNLSGHQDVVRDLSFTPSGSLILVSASRDKTLRIWDLNKHGKQIQVLSGHLQWVYCCSVSPDCSMLCSAAGEKSVFLWSMRSYTLIRKLEGHQSSVVSCDFSPDSALLVTASYDTNVIMWDPYTGERLRSLHHTQLDPPMDDSDVHISSLRSVCFSPEGLYLATVADDRLLRIWALELKTPIAFAPMTNGLCCTFFPHGGVIATGTRDGHVQFWTAPRVLSSLKHLCRKALRSFLTTYQVLALPIPKKMKEFLTYRTF, encoded by the exons AGGAACCGCTGCTGCTGGCTGAGCTCAAGCCCGGGCGTCCCCACCAGTTCGATTGGAAGTCGAGCTGCGAAACCTGGAGCGTGGCCTTCTCCCCAGATGGTTCGTGGTTCGCGTGGTCTCAAGGACACTGCATCGTCAAGCTGATCCCCTGGCCGCTGGAGGAGCACTT caTCCCTAAAGGGTTTGAAGCCAAAAGCCGGAGCAGCAAAAATGACACAAAAGGGCGAGGCAGCCCAAAGGAGAAGACTCTGGACTGTGGGCAGATTGTCTGGGGTTTGGCCTTCAGCCCGTGGCCTTCTCCACCCAGCAGGAAGCTCTGGGCACGCCACCATCCCCAGGTGCCAGACATCTCTTGCCTGATCCTCGCTACAGGACTCAATGATGGGCAGATCAAGATTTGGGAGGTGCAGACAG GGCTCCTGCTTTTGAATCTTTCCGGCCACCAAGATGTTGTGAGAGATCTAAGCTTCACGCCCAGCGGCAGTTTGATTTTGGTGTCAGCATCTCGGGATAAGACTCTTCGCATCTGGGACCTGAACAAACATG GTAAACAGATCCAGGTGTTATCGGGCCACCTGCAGTGGGTTTACTGCTGCTCTGTCTCCCCGGACTGCAGCATGCTGTGCTCTGCAGCTGGAGAGAAGTCG GTCTTTCTGTGGAGCATGCGGTCCTACACGTTAATCCGGAAGCTCGAGGGCCACCAAAGCAGTGTTGTCTCTTGTGACTTCTCACCTGACTCCGCCTTGCTCGTCACGGCTTCTTACGATACCAACGTGATCATGTGGGACCCCTATACTGGCGAGAGGCTGAGGTCACTCCA CCACACCCAGCTTGACCCCCCCATGGACGACAGCGATGTCCACATTAGCTCCCTGAGGTCCGTGTGCTTCTCTCCCGAAGGCTTGTACCTCGCCACGGTGGCGGATGACAG ACTCCTCAGGATCTGGGCCCTGGAACTGAAAACTCCAATCGCATTTGCTCCTATGACCAATGGTCTTTGCTGCACATTTTTTCCACATGGTGGAGTTATTGCCACAGG gACAAGAGATGGCCACGTCCAGTTCTGGACAGCTCCGAGGGTCCTGTCCTCACTGAAGCACTTATGCCGGAAAGCCCTTCGAAGTTTCCTAACCACCTACCAAGTGCTAGCACTGCCGAtccccaagaaaatgaaagagttcCTCACATACAGGACTTTTTAA
- the WSB2 gene encoding WD repeat and SOCS box-containing protein 2 isoform X3 has product MLCSAAGEKSVFLWSMRSYTLIRKLEGHQSSVVSCDFSPDSALLVTASYDTNVIMWDPYTGERLRSLHHTQLDPPMDDSDVHISSLRSVCFSPEGLYLATVADDRLLRIWALELKTPIAFAPMTNGLCCTFFPHGGVIATGTRDGHVQFWTAPRVLSSLKHLCRKALRSFLTTYQVLALPIPKKMKEFLTYRTF; this is encoded by the exons ATGCTGTGCTCTGCAGCTGGAGAGAAGTCG GTCTTTCTGTGGAGCATGCGGTCCTACACGTTAATCCGGAAGCTCGAGGGCCACCAAAGCAGTGTTGTCTCTTGTGACTTCTCACCTGACTCCGCCTTGCTCGTCACGGCTTCTTACGATACCAACGTGATCATGTGGGACCCCTATACTGGCGAGAGGCTGAGGTCACTCCA CCACACCCAGCTTGACCCCCCCATGGACGACAGCGATGTCCACATTAGCTCCCTGAGGTCCGTGTGCTTCTCTCCCGAAGGCTTGTACCTCGCCACGGTGGCGGATGACAG ACTCCTCAGGATCTGGGCCCTGGAACTGAAAACTCCAATCGCATTTGCTCCTATGACCAATGGTCTTTGCTGCACATTTTTTCCACATGGTGGAGTTATTGCCACAGG gACAAGAGATGGCCACGTCCAGTTCTGGACAGCTCCGAGGGTCCTGTCCTCACTGAAGCACTTATGCCGGAAAGCCCTTCGAAGTTTCCTAACCACCTACCAAGTGCTAGCACTGCCGAtccccaagaaaatgaaagagttcCTCACATACAGGACTTTTTAA
- the WSB2 gene encoding WD repeat and SOCS box-containing protein 2 isoform X1, translating into MLSPVSEEPLLLAELKPGRPHQFDWKSSCETWSVAFSPDGSWFAWSQGHCIVKLIPWPLEEHFIPKGFEAKSRSSKNDTKGRGSPKEKTLDCGQIVWGLAFSPWPSPPSRKLWARHHPQVPDISCLILATGLNDGQIKIWEVQTGLLLLNLSGHQDVVRDLSFTPSGSLILVSASRDKTLRIWDLNKHGKQIQVLSGHLQWVYCCSVSPDCSMLCSAAGEKSVFLWSMRSYTLIRKLEGHQSSVVSCDFSPDSALLVTASYDTNVIMWDPYTGERLRSLHHTQLDPPMDDSDVHISSLRSVCFSPEGLYLATVADDRLLRIWALELKTPIAFAPMTNGLCCTFFPHGGVIATGTRDGHVQFWTAPRVLSSLKHLCRKALRSFLTTYQVLALPIPKKMKEFLTYRTF; encoded by the exons ATGCTGTCTCCCGTCTCAGAGGAACCGCTGCTGCTGGCTGAGCTCAAGCCCGGGCGTCCCCACCAGTTCGATTGGAAGTCGAGCTGCGAAACCTGGAGCGTGGCCTTCTCCCCAGATGGTTCGTGGTTCGCGTGGTCTCAAGGACACTGCATCGTCAAGCTGATCCCCTGGCCGCTGGAGGAGCACTT caTCCCTAAAGGGTTTGAAGCCAAAAGCCGGAGCAGCAAAAATGACACAAAAGGGCGAGGCAGCCCAAAGGAGAAGACTCTGGACTGTGGGCAGATTGTCTGGGGTTTGGCCTTCAGCCCGTGGCCTTCTCCACCCAGCAGGAAGCTCTGGGCACGCCACCATCCCCAGGTGCCAGACATCTCTTGCCTGATCCTCGCTACAGGACTCAATGATGGGCAGATCAAGATTTGGGAGGTGCAGACAG GGCTCCTGCTTTTGAATCTTTCCGGCCACCAAGATGTTGTGAGAGATCTAAGCTTCACGCCCAGCGGCAGTTTGATTTTGGTGTCAGCATCTCGGGATAAGACTCTTCGCATCTGGGACCTGAACAAACATG GTAAACAGATCCAGGTGTTATCGGGCCACCTGCAGTGGGTTTACTGCTGCTCTGTCTCCCCGGACTGCAGCATGCTGTGCTCTGCAGCTGGAGAGAAGTCG GTCTTTCTGTGGAGCATGCGGTCCTACACGTTAATCCGGAAGCTCGAGGGCCACCAAAGCAGTGTTGTCTCTTGTGACTTCTCACCTGACTCCGCCTTGCTCGTCACGGCTTCTTACGATACCAACGTGATCATGTGGGACCCCTATACTGGCGAGAGGCTGAGGTCACTCCA CCACACCCAGCTTGACCCCCCCATGGACGACAGCGATGTCCACATTAGCTCCCTGAGGTCCGTGTGCTTCTCTCCCGAAGGCTTGTACCTCGCCACGGTGGCGGATGACAG ACTCCTCAGGATCTGGGCCCTGGAACTGAAAACTCCAATCGCATTTGCTCCTATGACCAATGGTCTTTGCTGCACATTTTTTCCACATGGTGGAGTTATTGCCACAGG gACAAGAGATGGCCACGTCCAGTTCTGGACAGCTCCGAGGGTCCTGTCCTCACTGAAGCACTTATGCCGGAAAGCCCTTCGAAGTTTCCTAACCACCTACCAAGTGCTAGCACTGCCGAtccccaagaaaatgaaagagttcCTCACATACAGGACTTTTTAA